A window from Triplophysa dalaica isolate WHDGS20190420 chromosome 3, ASM1584641v1, whole genome shotgun sequence encodes these proteins:
- the fam163aa gene encoding protein FAM163A translates to MTAGTVVITGGILATVILLSIIAVLCYCRLQYYCCKRNDSEGEAGSVGDPQPQFACNACSAPGVDGVAVTPLSLPYDPTKSHNYCPTCSPYYPRGMDEMRNGGERLSYMPAHYENHGATALGLAAMYGPVLSQCITPDFYTNTRAISTDV, encoded by the exons ATGACAGCTGGAACTGTTGTCATAACCGGAGGAATTCTTGCAACAGTGATACTTCTTTCTATCATTGCAGTGCTTTGTTACTGTAGACTCCAG TATTATTGCTGTAAGAGGAATGATTCTGAAGGGGAGGCGGGTTCGGTCGGAGATCCTCAGCCACAGTTTGCCTGCAACGCATGCAGCGCACCCGGGGTGGACGGGGTGGCCGTCACGCCTCTTTCCCTGCCCTACGACCCCACTAAATCGCACAACTACTGCCCCACCTGTTCGCCCTACTACCCCCGGGGCATGGATGAGATGCGTAACGGCGGCGAACGCTTATCCTACATGCCCGCTCATTACGAGAATCACGGCGCCACCGCCCTCGGTCTGGCCGCCATGTACGGTCCCGTGCTGAGCCAATGCATTACGCCGGACTTTTACACCAACACACGAGCCATCAGCACTGACGTCTGA